GCTTGTCCTTCTTCTTCCGAATTCGGATTGGCCGTGGCAAATACAACCCGATCATTTCTAGTTCCAGTGACACCGTCTTGTTTGCCAACAAACAAAATTCTTTTTTGGTTATCGATATAGTAGGTACGAGCAAGTGTCCCTCTGATATTCTCCATAGCATAAAGAATGTCTTTTCGGTTGGCACCTTTGCTCGAAGCACCTTTTTTAGAGATTTTATTCGCAGTATAAAATACAGAAAAAATACCTGTGAATATGACTGCCATAATCATAACAACGATAGAGATCTCTACCAAGGTAAATCCGCGTCTATATCGCGAAATCGCTAACATCAGTATTTTGTGCTCCTGAATGTTTCGACACTAAAGGTTTCTTTTTTATTCCCATCCATATAAAAGATAGAAACTTTGACACGAAATACTTTGAGGACTCCTCCTGTCTCAAAGCTCTTTTTTTGACCTCTTTTTTTCATTAGGTCACTGAATCCGACGTCTTTATCACCTAACATATCTTTTGGTGCTTTTTTACGCAGTGCTTCAGCATTAGGTCCACCTGCAAGTTTGAGAAGGTCCATTTCTTCTTCTTTAATTTCGGTTTCAAAAGTATAACCAGGAAATGCTTCGATCGATCCGCGAGATGTGTCTGTTTGCATGGTAGTGGAAGAATCCACTTGAGCCATTTTGATTTTTGCTAAATGTACTGCATTGGCAAGTAACACGGCTTTTTTCTGATAAGAAATTCCTTCCGCAATAAGAGAGTATGTATAAGTCATCACCATCGCAGCCATTGCCATCGCAATAGTAACCTCAAAGAGTGTAAAACCAGAGCGATTTCGTTTACTTAGATTGAGGTTTTGCATTGGAATCTACTTGTTCATCTCGTTCATCGAGTCCGTAAGAAATCTTCTGAATGGGACTCGTTTCTGGTTCCGGAAAGTATTCCGTTTTGTGGATTTTGAACTTACCACCATACCGATAAATTTGAATGGTTCTTTTAATTTCTGTATCAGAACCAACATATAAAAATAAATCCGTGGTAGTTCCTTGCGGAGTAAAAACGATGTGTAGTTTTCCTTCCGACCTCGGTTTACCAGCTAAGTCCCTTACTTTAACAATTTTTGAATAAAACGGAAGAGTAACTTTTTTCAATATCGCTTCTTCTTCCAATCCACCTTCCTCTCTTTTTAATAGAAAAAACTGGTAATTTCGTTTTTCAAAATCATATTTGAATAGAACTGCTTGGTTGGTTAATTGTGCTTTGTTGTATCCGAATTTAAAGGATTCTTGCAACTTAACAGAAATATCTTCTGTGGAAGGAATGATGAGGTTACGGAGGGTTCCACCAACAATTACCATGAGAAGGCCAAGGATGGAGATCACAACGACGATCTCAATTAAAGTGAGACCATCGCGTAACTTCCGCTTGGTTTTCAGAACCGGTATTTTATCGGAAAGCGGCCGGGTAATCATCCGGTGAAAGGATATTAAAATCTTTAGCTTTTCCTTCTCCACCTTCTTTTTTATCGTCACCTAAGGTCACAATTTGAGGAACAGCTCCTTCAAACTTTAACACGTATGGTGTTTTCCACGGATCTTTTAAAACTGCTTTTTCCCGAATGATAGGTTCGTAATCGTCACCGATTTTATCATCATCTGGTTTCTCAATTAAAGCCTGCAAACCTTGTTCTTCCGAAGGATATTTATCATAAACTTCTAAATACCTTTCTAGTGCAGTTTTGAGTACGGCACTGTCATTTTTCAGCTTCAATTTTTTTTCGCCTTCACCCCGGTTTCCGATACTGGAGTAAAGAATCGCCATAAGAGAACCTAAAATGAGCATTACCACTGTAATCTCAATTAAGGTGAGTCCCTCACGAATCTTTCCGTGTTTCCCTTTAGTTTTCATAAACTCTACATCCCCTGGATTTCTTGAGTTAGTTTGTACATTGGCGTCATAATCGCCGCCATAATGGTAAAAATAATTCCACCCATTACAATGATCATCATTGGTTCTAATGATTGGGTCAAAGATTTTATTGCCGTGTCGACCTCGGATTCGTAGATTTCCGAAAGTTTATTCATCATTTCGGGAACTTTGTCAGAGGCTTCCCCGGCACTGAGCATTCCTAGCACCATTTGCGGAAGGACCTGCGACCCTTGTAGAGAATCAGAAAGTTTCCCGC
Above is a window of Leptospira wolbachii serovar Codice str. CDC DNA encoding:
- a CDS encoding type II secretion system protein, producing the protein MITRPLSDKIPVLKTKRKLRDGLTLIEIVVVISILGLLMVIVGGTLRNLIIPSTEDISVKLQESFKFGYNKAQLTNQAVLFKYDFEKRNYQFFLLKREEGGLEEEAILKKVTLPFYSKIVKVRDLAGKPRSEGKLHIVFTPQGTTTDLFLYVGSDTEIKRTIQIYRYGGKFKIHKTEYFPEPETSPIQKISYGLDERDEQVDSNAKPQSK
- a CDS encoding type II secretion system protein GspG → MKTKGKHGKIREGLTLIEITVVMLILGSLMAILYSSIGNRGEGEKKLKLKNDSAVLKTALERYLEVYDKYPSEEQGLQALIEKPDDDKIGDDYEPIIREKAVLKDPWKTPYVLKFEGAVPQIVTLGDDKKEGGEGKAKDFNILSPDDYPAAFR
- a CDS encoding type II secretion system protein GspJ, whose amino-acid sequence is MLAISRYRRGFTLVEISIVVMIMAVIFTGIFSVFYTANKISKKGASSKGANRKDILYAMENIRGTLARTYYIDNQKRILFVGKQDGVTGTRNDRVVFATANPNSEEEGQASVREVSFYLRKMPNPKMEGLSYLIRREDEMIDTFPTQGGVEHVLLENVKSFQMKFSERGDKWVDDWNSRTTKKIPRLIRFEIISLVGNAFVKYESLAHPVILFK
- a CDS encoding prepilin-type N-terminal cleavage/methylation domain-containing protein, with amino-acid sequence MQNLNLSKRNRSGFTLFEVTIAMAMAAMVMTYTYSLIAEGISYQKKAVLLANAVHLAKIKMAQVDSSTTMQTDTSRGSIEAFPGYTFETEIKEEEMDLLKLAGGPNAEALRKKAPKDMLGDKDVGFSDLMKKRGQKKSFETGGVLKVFRVKVSIFYMDGNKKETFSVETFRSTKY